The genome window GTCGCGCGCCTTTCTTGGGATGAATTCAATAATATTAAAAGGCGTGCACATTGGGGCGGATAGTGTTGTTGCTGCTGGTTCTGTGGTTACCAAGGATGTTGAACCCGGGACGATCGTTGCAGGGAATCCAGCGGTATTGGTGAAACGGTTAGATCTCAGATCTACAGAACAGTTGAGTCGTTCGTGATTACAGTAATAACAGTCTGTTTTAATGATTTCGAGGGGTTGAGTCGGACAGTTGATTCTGTCATTGCACAGCGGAAGTTGTGTGAATTGCAGCATATTATCGTGGATGGAGCATCGACTGATGGAACTCGCCAGTATTTAGAGTGCGCTAGTGAGGAAGGTCGAATCGATGGTTATGTTAGTGAGTCGGATCGTGGAATATATGATGCGATGAATAAGGGATTTTCAAATGCGCAAGGGGAGTGGCTTCACTTTTTGAATGCAGGTGATATCTATGCGTCTGATGATGCATTGTCTGTTGCGCTATCCAGATTACGGAAAGGTGTGCTGAACTATTTTGACTTATATCAGTGGTCGTTGAAAAGCGATGGGTATGAGACGAAGGCATTTATCTATGATCGTGAACGTTTGAATGTCGGTTGTTATCTCATGCAGCCTGCAACGATTCTACATCGTGATCAGGTGGCTGAGGTGGGGGCCTTCTCCCTCGAGTATTCAATTGCAGGCGACTATGATTATTTGCTTCGTCTCTTAAAGAAATTTCCTGCTTTGCGTCATGATTACGTGCTCACAAAAATGGAGCCTGGAGGTGTCTCAGATGTTAACTATGTCGAGAGTTTTCGGCAATTTCGTAAGGTTTCTGTTCGGCATGGATTTCCAGTATGGAAAGCATACGTCATCTACATATTAAAAGTCGTCAATTCGACAGTGAAAAGATTACTTAAATGATCGTTGGATTTAACCAGGTGTTGAGCTTTAAAGGAATGACGGGGGGCGTTCGCCGTGAGCGTGTCATGCTTCCTTTGGTGATTCGGAATCTCTTGGAACGCGGAGTGAAGTCTGTCGTGTTCATTGCCTCTGATTGCGACTATTCTGAAGTGCAGCAGTGGTTAGAGGGATCTGGGGTTCATGCTATTGTGCAGACCCGAATTCCTTCTAATTCGACGTGGAAACGAGTCTTACTTTCGAAGTGTCTATTTTCGGGCTATTTGAAGACGCAACAGGTCGACTTATTTGTAGATCTATATTATCCTCTATCTTCGATGCGTGCCAAGACATGTTTTACAGTGCATGACTTACGCTTTATCACGCAACCAGAGACTTATTCACGTTTCCGACTGATTTTTTTGAAGACTTTGGTTCCTTATACGCTCAAGCGAGTGGATCAAATCGTGGCAGTTTCTGAGTTTACGAAGCAGGATATCGTTGAGAATGGCTGGGCGGATCCTTCGAAAGTCGAGGTTGTTTATAACTCATTTGATGCCCGCGCATTTATGAGTGAAGAGAATGCGCTACCTTCAAATGTAGATCAATTCTTGGATGGAAGGGACTATTTTCTTTGTGTTGGCCATTTGGAACCTCGAAAGAATTTGAAGCGTATCATTAGTGCTTACTCAAGGTATCGTGCTAAGGATGGTCGCAGTATTGCTTTGGTGATCGTTGGCAAGGCCAACGCATCATTCACCACTTTGATTGAAGATGCGCTCGCTGGGACTGAATATGCGAAGGATGTCTTAGTAACTGGTTTTGTAGAGGATCAATACTTACCTGGCTTGT of Lentimonas sp. CC4 contains these proteins:
- a CDS encoding glycosyltransferase family 1 protein, with the protein product MIVGFNQVLSFKGMTGGVRRERVMLPLVIRNLLERGVKSVVFIASDCDYSEVQQWLEGSGVHAIVQTRIPSNSTWKRVLLSKCLFSGYLKTQQVDLFVDLYYPLSSMRAKTCFTVHDLRFITQPETYSRFRLIFLKTLVPYTLKRVDQIVAVSEFTKQDIVENGWADPSKVEVVYNSFDARAFMSEENALPSNVDQFLDGRDYFLCVGHLEPRKNLKRIISAYSRYRAKDGRSIALVIVGKANASFTTLIEDALAGTEYAKDVLVTGFVEDQYLPGLYQKAELFLFPSLHEGFGIPVLEAMAAGTPVITSNSSALPEVAGDAALLVDPESIDELEAGIHRIMSDSVFLADLVARGHENLKRFDDRALSERLASILYSIVNEKSNRI
- a CDS encoding glycosyltransferase, with the protein product MITVITVCFNDFEGLSRTVDSVIAQRKLCELQHIIVDGASTDGTRQYLECASEEGRIDGYVSESDRGIYDAMNKGFSNAQGEWLHFLNAGDIYASDDALSVALSRLRKGVLNYFDLYQWSLKSDGYETKAFIYDRERLNVGCYLMQPATILHRDQVAEVGAFSLEYSIAGDYDYLLRLLKKFPALRHDYVLTKMEPGGVSDVNYVESFRQFRKVSVRHGFPVWKAYVIYILKVVNSTVKRLLK